Proteins encoded within one genomic window of Candidatus Neptunochlamydia vexilliferae:
- the kdsA gene encoding 3-deoxy-8-phosphooctulonate synthase, translating into MLDIEIGGGSPLTLISGPCVIENEAHALETAAALKELCDKADVKLLYKSSYDKANRSSIDSYRGPGLKEGLRILKKVRDELGLPVLTDIHHPDEAAPAAEVCAVLQIPAFLCRQTDLLVAAGKTGATVNVKKGQFMSPWEMENVVEKLRATGNENIILTDRGTSFGYNNLVSDMRAIPIMKQWGYPVCFDASHSVQLPGGRGTVSGGQREFIPTLAKAALAAGADLLFIESHNSPSEAMSDKHTVMPYEELAALLEEAAPLYNLMQKVPV; encoded by the coding sequence ATGTTAGATATTGAAATTGGAGGGGGTTCTCCCCTCACACTTATTTCGGGTCCGTGCGTGATCGAAAATGAAGCGCATGCCCTAGAAACAGCGGCTGCATTAAAAGAACTTTGTGACAAGGCAGATGTAAAGCTGCTTTACAAGTCGAGCTACGATAAAGCGAACCGCTCCTCGATCGACTCTTACCGGGGACCTGGACTTAAGGAAGGTCTGCGGATCCTTAAAAAGGTGCGGGATGAGCTCGGTCTTCCTGTTTTGACCGACATTCACCATCCCGATGAAGCCGCTCCTGCTGCTGAGGTGTGCGCCGTCTTGCAAATCCCAGCGTTTCTTTGTCGGCAAACCGACCTTCTCGTTGCTGCAGGAAAGACGGGAGCTACTGTGAATGTGAAAAAAGGGCAGTTTATGTCTCCTTGGGAGATGGAAAATGTGGTGGAAAAACTTCGCGCCACCGGCAACGAAAACATCATCCTCACCGACCGAGGAACTTCGTTTGGATATAACAACCTCGTCTCTGACATGCGGGCAATCCCGATCATGAAGCAGTGGGGCTATCCGGTTTGCTTCGACGCTTCCCACTCGGTCCAGCTGCCTGGGGGACGGGGAACCGTTTCTGGGGGGCAGCGAGAGTTTATCCCCACCCTGGCAAAGGCGGCCCTGGCCGCAGGCGCTGACCTTCTCTTCATCGAGTCTCATAATAGCCCGAGCGAAGCGATGAGCGATAAACATACGGTGATGCCTTATGAAGAACTTGCTGCTTTACTTGAAGAAGCAGCACCTCTCTATAACCTGATGCAAAAGGTCCCCGTGTGA
- the lptB gene encoding LPS export ABC transporter ATP-binding protein, translating to MTLKVENLCKSYSGKKIVSGLSFEVPQGKVVGLLGPNGAGKTTAFYMAIGLIKPDSGAVFFQDKEVTYMPVNLRAKMGMSYLAQEPSIFQGLTVEQNILCILETLPLSRAERKERLEALLEELHLAPLAKKRATTLSGGERRRLEITRALVTKPQLLLLDEPFANIDPLTIHDVKQIIGHLTAKNIGVLITDHNAREVSSIVDHAFLIQGGQVTHSGTMGDLLACKEARGSYFGEDFEL from the coding sequence ATGACGCTTAAAGTTGAAAACCTTTGTAAATCCTACTCGGGTAAAAAGATTGTCAGCGGCCTTTCCTTCGAAGTGCCTCAAGGAAAGGTGGTCGGCCTCCTCGGTCCCAACGGCGCTGGAAAAACAACCGCCTTCTACATGGCAATCGGGCTGATTAAGCCTGACAGCGGCGCGGTCTTTTTCCAAGATAAAGAGGTGACCTACATGCCGGTCAACCTCCGCGCTAAAATGGGAATGAGCTACCTCGCCCAAGAGCCTTCGATTTTCCAAGGACTGACCGTTGAGCAAAATATCCTCTGCATTTTGGAAACCCTTCCTCTGTCCCGCGCTGAGAGAAAAGAGCGCCTCGAAGCACTTTTGGAAGAGCTCCACCTTGCCCCCCTTGCAAAGAAACGGGCAACGACCCTTTCCGGCGGGGAGCGGCGCCGCCTAGAAATCACCCGCGCCCTTGTCACGAAGCCCCAGCTTCTCCTTCTCGATGAGCCCTTTGCCAATATCGATCCCCTCACCATCCATGATGTGAAGCAGATCATTGGCCACCTCACCGCCAAAAATATCGGCGTTCTCATTACCGACCACAATGCGCGCGAAGTTTCTTCCATCGTCGACCATGCTTTCCTGATTCAGGGAGGACAGGTGACCCACTCGGGAACGATGGGTGACCTCCTTGCCTGTAAGGAAGCTCGTGGTTCCTACTTCGGCGAAGATTTTGAGCTTTAA
- the rfaQ gene encoding putative lipopolysaccharide heptosyltransferase III, with translation MEIDFSSINRILVAKLRHHGDVLLSAPVFSLLKKRFPHLEIDAYIYSETLPMLEGHPAISNFILYNKGWKKLPLFKRYREELKLLKKIRKGRYDLVINLTEGDRGAVAAKISRAPYAIGFDPQGGGMRGKANCYTHLIKHTPRPRHTVEKQLDALRVLGIFPTLKERELTFHIPAAAREKIAALLPENYVHIHPVSRWMFKTLPIETLVAVIHYLQERGEQVVLTASSDPAEMEMNAQLASQAPGVIDLSGQLSLKELGAVIEKSRLLITVDSVPLHLASVFKKEVVAIFGPTCDQNWGPWQNPHARVVTLPLSCRPCYQPGCGGSGQSDCLLNLPTAPIITAAHELLEQAVTV, from the coding sequence TTGGAAATCGACTTTTCAAGCATAAACCGTATCCTTGTAGCTAAGCTCCGTCACCATGGAGATGTTCTCCTGAGTGCCCCCGTTTTTTCTCTCCTCAAAAAGCGGTTTCCCCACCTAGAGATCGATGCCTACATCTATAGCGAGACCCTTCCGATGCTTGAGGGACACCCTGCCATTTCCAACTTTATCCTTTACAACAAGGGATGGAAAAAACTCCCTCTTTTCAAGCGATACCGCGAAGAGCTCAAGCTCCTCAAAAAAATTCGAAAGGGGAGATACGATCTAGTGATCAACCTAACCGAAGGAGACCGGGGAGCGGTAGCTGCCAAAATCTCCCGCGCTCCCTATGCGATTGGGTTTGACCCCCAAGGAGGGGGAATGCGAGGGAAAGCCAATTGTTACACCCACCTGATTAAACATACCCCCCGTCCCCGCCACACCGTTGAAAAGCAGCTCGATGCCCTCCGCGTTCTTGGCATTTTCCCAACCCTAAAGGAAAGGGAGCTCACCTTCCATATTCCCGCTGCCGCCCGCGAAAAAATTGCCGCGCTCCTTCCTGAAAATTATGTCCACATCCATCCCGTTTCCCGCTGGATGTTCAAGACCCTCCCCATCGAAACCCTTGTAGCGGTTATCCACTACCTTCAGGAGAGGGGAGAACAAGTGGTCTTGACCGCCAGTTCTGACCCCGCTGAAATGGAGATGAACGCCCAACTTGCTTCCCAGGCGCCGGGGGTGATCGATCTCTCGGGACAACTTTCTCTTAAAGAGCTCGGGGCAGTCATTGAAAAAAGTCGCCTTCTCATCACCGTTGACTCGGTTCCCTTGCACCTTGCAAGTGTCTTTAAAAAAGAGGTGGTGGCGATCTTTGGTCCGACCTGCGATCAGAATTGGGGTCCGTGGCAAAACCCTCATGCGCGGGTTGTCACCCTTCCCCTTTCGTGTCGTCCTTGCTACCAACCGGGTTGTGGCGGCAGTGGCCAGAGCGACTGTTTGCTGAATCTTCCCACAGCCCCGATCATCACCGCCGCTCACGAACTCCTAGAGCAGGCGGTCACTGTTTAA
- the ndk gene encoding nucleoside-diphosphate kinase gives MTQEQTLSIIKPDAVGKNHIGEILSRFEKGGLKVIAAKMKHLTREDAEGFYAIHKERPFFKDLVDFMTSGPVVISVLEGEGAVAKNRELMGATNPQEATPGTIRADFADSIDANAVHGSDSAENAKIEVAFFFTENELFSR, from the coding sequence ATGACTCAAGAACAAACACTTTCGATTATTAAACCTGACGCCGTTGGAAAAAACCACATTGGAGAGATCCTTTCCCGCTTTGAAAAGGGTGGACTCAAGGTGATTGCGGCAAAAATGAAACACCTGACTCGAGAAGATGCAGAAGGATTTTATGCGATCCACAAAGAGCGCCCCTTCTTTAAAGACCTTGTCGACTTTATGACTTCAGGCCCCGTCGTGATCTCTGTCCTTGAAGGAGAGGGAGCCGTTGCAAAGAATCGGGAACTGATGGGAGCGACCAACCCACAGGAAGCCACCCCTGGAACGATCCGCGCCGACTTTGCCGACTCGATCGATGCCAATGCGGTTCATGGCTCCGATAGCGCTGAAAATGCGAAGATCGAGGTAGCCTTTTTCTTCACAGAAAACGAGCTGTTTTCACGCTAG
- a CDS encoding phosphoenolpyruvate carboxykinase (GTP), producing the protein MEISHPKLKAWVEEIEALCTPDRTYLCSGSKEEHDTICQELVDTGVFVRLKKRPGSYWCRSDPSDVARVEERTFICSEKKEDAGPTNNWEEPKKMKETLRGLFKGCMKGRTMYIIPFSMGPYGSSLAEIGVQITDSPYVVANTYIMARMGTKALDVLGTDGEFVPCLHSVGVPLEKGQKDSFWPCRPDDKYIVHFPEAREIWSFGSGYGGNALLGKKCLALRIASVKGRDEKWMAEHMLIVGITNPEGKKRFFVAAFPSACGKTNLAMLQSPLPGWKVECVGDDIAWMRIGKDGRLYAINPENGFFGVAPGTSYKSNPNAMEAIKENTIFTNVALTDDGDVWWEGMTDEPPHELTDWKGNRWTPASEEKAAHPNSRFTAPAKQCPVIDPAFEDVNGVSISAILFGGRRESVVPLIIESFSWAHGTFLGASLSSEMTAAAAGKMGALRHDPFAMFPFCGYNMGDYFGHWLEMGKILGKHAPKIYHTNWFRKGGDGKFLWPGFGENIHVLKWIFERCEGEGEGVESPVGILPKNFEAPEELFAIDKEEWQGEVKELRDYFELFASHFPMTMQEELEKFDDLVGRA; encoded by the coding sequence ATGGAGATTTCCCATCCGAAGCTCAAGGCGTGGGTCGAGGAGATCGAAGCGCTTTGCACCCCCGATCGCACCTATCTTTGCAGTGGTTCTAAAGAAGAACACGATACGATCTGCCAAGAACTTGTCGATACAGGAGTTTTTGTCCGTCTAAAAAAACGTCCCGGCTCCTACTGGTGCCGCTCCGATCCCAGCGATGTGGCGCGCGTTGAGGAGCGGACCTTCATCTGCTCTGAAAAAAAGGAAGATGCGGGTCCCACCAACAACTGGGAAGAGCCGAAGAAGATGAAAGAGACCTTGCGGGGACTCTTTAAGGGGTGCATGAAGGGGCGGACTATGTATATCATCCCCTTTAGTATGGGTCCTTATGGCTCGTCCCTTGCTGAAATCGGGGTGCAGATCACAGATAGCCCTTACGTTGTTGCGAATACCTATATCATGGCCCGGATGGGAACAAAGGCGCTCGATGTTCTCGGCACCGACGGGGAGTTTGTCCCTTGTCTCCACTCCGTGGGGGTCCCTTTGGAAAAGGGGCAAAAGGACTCTTTTTGGCCTTGCCGTCCCGATGACAAGTATATCGTCCACTTTCCTGAGGCGCGGGAGATCTGGTCGTTTGGAAGTGGCTATGGGGGAAACGCCCTCCTCGGAAAGAAGTGTTTGGCGCTTCGGATCGCTTCGGTGAAAGGGCGGGATGAAAAGTGGATGGCCGAACACATGCTCATCGTTGGGATTACCAACCCGGAAGGGAAGAAACGGTTTTTTGTGGCCGCTTTCCCAAGCGCTTGCGGCAAGACCAACCTGGCGATGCTCCAATCCCCCTTGCCGGGCTGGAAGGTCGAATGTGTCGGTGATGACATTGCCTGGATGCGGATCGGCAAAGATGGCCGCCTCTATGCAATCAACCCTGAAAATGGCTTTTTTGGGGTGGCACCAGGAACCTCCTACAAGTCGAACCCGAATGCGATGGAGGCGATTAAGGAAAACACGATCTTCACCAATGTGGCCCTTACCGATGATGGGGACGTTTGGTGGGAGGGGATGACTGACGAGCCTCCTCACGAGCTCACCGATTGGAAGGGGAACCGGTGGACCCCCGCTTCAGAGGAAAAAGCTGCTCACCCCAACTCCCGCTTTACAGCTCCTGCAAAGCAGTGTCCGGTGATCGACCCCGCCTTTGAAGATGTGAATGGGGTCTCGATCTCTGCCATTCTCTTTGGTGGGCGGCGGGAAAGTGTGGTCCCTTTGATCATCGAAAGTTTTTCCTGGGCCCATGGGACCTTTCTGGGGGCCTCCCTTTCGTCCGAAATGACTGCAGCAGCGGCGGGAAAGATGGGAGCGCTCCGCCACGACCCTTTCGCGATGTTCCCCTTTTGTGGCTATAATATGGGGGACTACTTTGGTCACTGGCTCGAGATGGGAAAAATTCTTGGGAAGCATGCTCCCAAAATCTACCACACCAACTGGTTCCGTAAAGGGGGGGATGGGAAGTTTCTTTGGCCCGGCTTTGGGGAAAATATCCATGTTCTCAAATGGATCTTCGAAAGGTGTGAGGGAGAAGGAGAGGGAGTCGAAAGCCCTGTGGGCATCCTTCCGAAAAACTTTGAGGCTCCCGAAGAGCTTTTTGCGATCGATAAAGAGGAGTGGCAAGGGGAGGTCAAAGAGCTCCGTGACTATTTTGAGCTTTTTGCATCACACTTTCCGATGACCATGCAGGAGGAACTTGAAAAGTTTGACGACTTGGTTGGTCGAGCCTGA
- a CDS encoding rod shape-determining protein, giving the protein MNTIGQMTGILANDIGIDLGTANTLVYVRGKGIVLAEPSVVAVDSVNNDVLAVGHKAKAMLGKTPRKIHAVRPMKDGVIADFEIAEGMLKALISRVTPSRSLFRPKILIAVPSGITGVEKRAVEDSALRAGAQEVILIEEPMAAAIGVDLPVHEPSANMIIDVGGGTTEIAIISLGGIVESRSIRIAGDEFDECIINYMRRTYNLMIGPRTAEEIKMTIGSAYPLGDHELEMEVRGRDQVAGLPITKRINSVEIRECLAEPIQQIIACTKETLERCPPELAADLVESGMVLAGGGALIKGLDKALIKETGLPVTVASNPLLAVCMGTGKALEYHLETLKKAKL; this is encoded by the coding sequence ATGAATACGATCGGTCAGATGACCGGCATCTTAGCAAATGACATCGGAATCGACCTTGGAACAGCCAACACTCTTGTTTATGTTAGGGGAAAAGGAATTGTCTTAGCGGAACCCTCAGTGGTTGCTGTCGATTCCGTAAACAATGACGTCCTTGCTGTCGGTCATAAGGCAAAGGCGATGCTGGGAAAAACCCCTCGGAAGATCCACGCGGTTCGCCCGATGAAGGATGGCGTCATCGCTGACTTCGAGATTGCAGAAGGGATGCTCAAGGCTTTGATTTCGCGCGTCACCCCCTCACGTAGCTTGTTCCGTCCTAAGATTTTGATTGCGGTTCCTTCTGGAATTACGGGCGTTGAAAAGCGAGCGGTGGAAGACTCGGCCCTCCGCGCAGGGGCTCAAGAGGTGATCCTCATTGAGGAGCCGATGGCAGCGGCCATTGGTGTTGACCTTCCGGTTCATGAACCTTCCGCGAACATGATCATCGATGTGGGGGGAGGAACCACAGAAATTGCGATCATCTCCCTCGGAGGCATTGTAGAGTCTCGTTCGATCCGGATTGCGGGTGATGAGTTCGACGAGTGCATCATCAACTACATGCGCCGAACCTACAACTTGATGATCGGCCCCCGGACGGCTGAAGAAATCAAGATGACCATCGGCTCGGCCTATCCGTTAGGCGACCACGAGCTTGAGATGGAGGTGCGGGGACGGGACCAAGTGGCTGGTCTTCCGATCACTAAGCGGATCAACTCGGTTGAAATCCGCGAATGTCTAGCTGAGCCGATCCAACAGATCATCGCCTGCACGAAGGAAACCCTCGAGCGGTGCCCTCCTGAACTTGCTGCCGACCTTGTCGAAAGTGGCATGGTCCTTGCGGGTGGAGGAGCTCTCATTAAAGGGCTCGACAAGGCTCTGATTAAGGAAACAGGGCTTCCTGTTACCGTCGCTTCTAACCCCCTCCTTGCCGTGTGCATGGGAACGGGAAAAGCGCTTGAGTACCACCTCGAAACCCTTAAAAAAGCCAAGCTTTAA
- a CDS encoding ATP-binding protein — protein MKDLLLRCKIKILSSGNYVYVDKTRFVKKLLEGGSPYYFISRPRRFGKSLFLNTLEEVFKGDKELFKDCAIYKSDYEWKKHPVIYLDFAQVESRTTEELENDLAAALQEMADTYSVSIEAPSIKLQLKKLVMGLAKENRVVVLVDEYDQPIISHLENPKVAKKNRELLKSFFSALKSLDRYLEFAFITGVSKFSHVSLFSGLNNLNDITMNPEYAGIMGYTEDELRNAFQDHIQEIINEREAQGNVVSEEGLVKEMRHWYNGYRFSEDSLCVYNPFSTLKFMEIKKAKGYWYSTGTPSFLIDQLKKHPKTMISLDGMIADEDALMEISSIEEVDLKALMYQTGYFTIQDYNRVSNRYYLGLPNEEVRTAFTNSLVRHFTPNIDVRASEKFVEALETYRLDPLFEYIETGFASFAYQVFAGAKESTYQAMLLSMLYGMGFEPLSERLTNKGRIDVVLDMPKVIYIIELKLDGMADKALKQIYQKSYFEPYLHKGKAIVIIGANFSSKLRNVSEWKGELLSESGEVIRKLSTD, from the coding sequence TTGAAGGATTTACTTTTACGGTGTAAAATAAAGATTCTCTCTTCAGGGAATTATGTTTACGTAGATAAGACGCGGTTCGTTAAAAAATTATTAGAGGGAGGGTCTCCCTATTATTTTATTTCTCGACCAAGAAGGTTCGGAAAATCTCTGTTTTTAAATACTTTAGAAGAGGTCTTTAAGGGGGATAAAGAGCTATTTAAGGACTGCGCTATTTATAAGAGTGACTATGAATGGAAAAAGCACCCTGTGATCTACCTAGACTTTGCTCAAGTCGAGAGTCGGACAACTGAGGAGTTGGAAAACGATTTAGCAGCAGCGCTTCAAGAAATGGCAGATACTTATAGCGTTTCCATTGAAGCTCCTTCGATTAAACTGCAGCTTAAGAAGCTGGTGATGGGGCTCGCAAAGGAAAACCGTGTGGTTGTTCTTGTCGATGAGTATGACCAGCCCATCATCAGCCACCTAGAAAATCCTAAAGTAGCAAAAAAAAATCGAGAGCTACTGAAAAGTTTTTTCTCTGCTTTAAAAAGTCTTGATCGTTATCTGGAATTTGCTTTTATAACAGGTGTCAGCAAGTTTTCTCATGTATCCCTCTTTTCAGGGCTTAATAACCTCAACGATATTACAATGAATCCCGAGTATGCTGGAATCATGGGGTATACCGAAGATGAGCTAAGAAATGCCTTTCAAGATCATATTCAGGAAATCATCAACGAAAGGGAAGCGCAAGGGAACGTCGTATCAGAGGAAGGCCTCGTTAAGGAGATGCGCCATTGGTACAATGGGTATCGATTTTCTGAGGACTCGCTGTGTGTCTATAATCCCTTTTCGACCCTGAAATTTATGGAAATCAAGAAAGCAAAAGGGTATTGGTATAGTACGGGGACCCCTTCATTTCTCATTGACCAACTAAAAAAACACCCAAAGACGATGATTTCATTGGATGGGATGATTGCGGATGAAGATGCCCTTATGGAGATTAGCTCCATAGAAGAGGTCGACTTAAAAGCCTTGATGTACCAAACAGGTTACTTTACCATCCAAGATTATAATCGTGTTTCAAACCGCTATTATTTGGGGCTTCCTAATGAAGAGGTTAGGACCGCTTTCACGAATTCTCTTGTCAGACACTTTACACCCAATATCGATGTCAGGGCTTCGGAAAAATTTGTGGAAGCGCTCGAAACGTATCGGTTAGATCCTCTTTTTGAGTATATAGAGACAGGGTTTGCGAGTTTTGCCTACCAAGTTTTTGCAGGGGCTAAGGAGAGCACCTATCAAGCAATGCTTTTGTCGATGCTCTATGGAATGGGATTCGAGCCATTATCCGAGAGGTTAACCAATAAGGGGCGGATAGATGTTGTATTAGACATGCCAAAAGTCATTTATATCATAGAACTGAAGTTAGATGGCATGGCGGATAAGGCTTTAAAGCAAATCTATCAGAAGAGCTATTTCGAGCCCTATCTCCATAAGGGGAAGGCTATAGTCATTATAGGAGCAAATTTTTCCTCTAAGCTACGTAACGTTTCTGAATGGAAAGGGGAGCTTCTATCTGAGTCGGGAGAGGTCATCCGGAAGCTTTCTACAGATTGA